One region of Pieris rapae chromosome Z, ilPieRapa1.1, whole genome shotgun sequence genomic DNA includes:
- the LOC110997575 gene encoding kunitz-type serine protease inhibitor A-like, producing MNKTQEIVDKELLDIDSNIACKMQPNGYDCSGKVIYFRFYYDILLEDCKSAYIGQCPHQYNTYSNLRNCYEACRDSTRKEIKGIISPKVYCRLQPDFGRCNSYHPMWFFDLSTRTCKGFSYSGCGGNVNRFDTHQDCVAACSDLIV from the exons ATGAATAAAACCCAGGAAATCGTTGATAAag aacTTTTAGATATTGATTCGAATATAGCGTGTAAAATGCAACCGAATGGATATGATTGTTCCGGGAAGG TGATTTACTTCAGATTTTATTACGACATACTCCTGGAAGATTGTAAATCAGCATACATTGGACAATGTCCTCATCAGTATAATACCTACAGCAATCTACGCAACTGTTACGAAGCTTGCAGAG attccACAAGGAAAGAGATCAAAGGAATCATATCACCGAAGGTATACTGCAGATTACAACCAGACTTTGGTCGTTGCAACAGCTATCATCCTAT GTGGTTCTTCGATTTATCTACTCGCACCTGTAAAGGTTTCTCGTACAGCGGCTGCGGAGGGAACGTAAACCGATTCGATACACACCAGGATTGTGTTGCAGCTTGTAGTGATCTTATCGTCTAG